Proteins co-encoded in one Brassica oleracea var. oleracea cultivar TO1000 chromosome C4, BOL, whole genome shotgun sequence genomic window:
- the LOC106341463 gene encoding uncharacterized protein LOC106341463: protein MAGLTLFFSFLSLSLIISGARSRVLSPLPLNNSILISDGVHDVSDYKFLTLDPTKTLSGTECEHVYGFLPCANNVGGYVFQVLTFGCLLIVGDYFLSVGRSQLFLIFDVGFYGGIIFPLLTMFPRIVLMLANGLSLGSDVANSFVDNNVGVTAGYTVFALTIQWGACVVFRITGPSLENEERKTITVNFSLNLESIKFVFNFLCAEARVDVGTKNKKTVGVMLLSLAPFLMVTLSALCDSNYWRHIIILITLIISSSSTIAYFVYSYQTNQKESLDHARFEIMSEVHKLLKRFSPKNFIENGEISKESIKSLFEITDTNGDGKIQISELKDFNIEFWNFGVMKCELDKHARDFLQKFDENNDGELDEEEFEKGIKDMLKKGEFKFDSVDDEKEAHSEEKGTLKMETPPQSLVTKFFSLETLEAAMKVIIGILIVVFLAKPFMMNIELLSGTAGVPSFYIVFVMIPLARNLKNTLSARFCRPKDKEKVSLHTFSEIYKDITMNNLMGMSIILAVIYARGLTWNCSVEALILVIVGLAIGLPAYMRSTYPFWICLFAFAMYICSLVLVYLRYQFLD, encoded by the exons ATGGCAGGTCTTACTCTCTTCTTCTCTTTTCTCTCCCTGTCTCTCATCATTTCTGGTGCACGCTCCCGTGTCCTAAGTCCACTCCCTCTAAACAACTCGATCTTGATCTCTGATGGCGTCCATGACGTCTCGGATTACAAGTTTCTCACTCTCGACCCTACTAAGACCTTGTCAGGGACCGAGTGTGAACATGTCTATGGTTTTCTTCCATGTGCTAATAATGTTGGAGGTTATGTCTTCCAAGTACTCACATTTGGGTGTCTCTTGATCGTTGGTGACTATTTCTTGTCCGTAGGAAGGTCACAACTCTTTTTAATTTTTGATGTTGGATTCTATGGCGGAATCATCTTCCCTCTTCTTACAATGTTCCCAAGAATTGTGCTTATGCTCG CGAATGGACTATCATTGGGAAGCGATGTTGCTAACTCCTTCGTTGATAACAACGTTGGAGTTACTGCGGGATACACTGTGTTTGCTCTCACAATTCAGTGGGGAGCTTGTGTTGTGTTTCGTATCACTGGCCCGAGTTTGGAAAATGAAGAAAGAAAAACAATCACAGTAAACTTTTCTTTGAATCTGGAATCTATTA AGTTTGTGTTTAACTTTCTATGTGCAGAAGCAAGAGTAGACGTGGGTACCAAGAACAAGAAAACTGTAGGGGTTATGTTGTTGAGTCTAGCTCCTTTTCTCATGGTGACACTTTCAGCATTATGTGATTCAAATTATTGGAGGCACATCATTATATTAATAACATTAATAATATCTTCTTCTTCAACCATTGCCTACTTTGTTTACTCG TATCAAACTAACCAAAAGGAGAGTTTAGATCACGCGAGGTTTGAGATCATGTCAGAAGTTCATAAGCTATTAAAGAGGTTTTCACCAAAAAACTTTATTGAAAATGGAGAGATTAGCAAGGAGAGCATAAAAAG TTTGTTTGAGATAACTGATACGAATGGAGATGGGAAGATACAAATATCTGAGCTGAAAGACTTTAACATAGAGTTTTGGAACTTTGGGGTAATGAAATGCGAATTAGACAAGCATGCTAGAGATTTTCTTCAAAAATTCGATGAAAACAATGACGGTGAATTAGACGAGGAGGAATTTGAGAAAGGGATCAAGGATATGCTCAAAAAAGGCGAATTCAAATTCGATAGCGTAGATGATGAAAAAGAGGCTCACAGT GAGGAGAAGGGAACTCTAAAAATGGAAACACCGCCGCAATCGCTTGTTACTAAATTTTTCTCTCTGGAAACGTTAGAAGCTGCGATGAAAGTCATCATAGGGATCTTAATTGTCGTTTTTCTTGCAAAGCCATTTATGATGAACATCGAGCTCTTATCGGGCACAGCTGGAGTTCCCTCCTTTTACATCGTCTTCGTAATGATCCCTTTGGCTAGAAACTTAAAGAACACTCTATCAGCACGCTTCTGTCGTCCGAAAGACAAGGAAAAAGTCTCATTACATACCTTCTCTGAG ATATACAAAGATATTACAATGAATAACCTCATGGGAATGTCAATCATATTGGCTGTTATATACGCGAGAGGCTTGACATGGAATTGCTCGGTAGAAGCTCTTATTCTTGTGATTGTTGGCCTCGCAATTGGCTTACCGGCTTATATGAGATCGACTTATCCGTTCTGGATCTGTTTATTTGCCTTTGCTATGTATATCTGCTCTCTTGTCCTTGTCTATCTCCGTTATCAATTTCTAGACTAG
- the LOC106340474 gene encoding ATP synthase mitochondrial F1 complex assembly factor 1-like, which translates to MKLRRILSSLSNLATEKLYFSSCPSRQIFTARSSSSQRNAGSNLSEALPGNHIKWASLGSVRNSRFASGFTPLQPKPLDSIMDLERAKTKSPEELTSIWDDYHLGRGHIGITMKAQVYRLLEQRAAECRYFAIPLWRGNGYVTMFAQVEAPHMIFTGLEDYKARGTQAAPYLTSTFYTELSETTDLVFIRGDVVFTSKLTDEEAKWIMETAQSFYLNDTRYKLLERFNKHTHDFEFKDVLQALDMPII; encoded by the exons ATGAAACTGAGACGAATCCTCAGTTCCTTATCAAATCTCGCTACAGAAAAGCTCTATTTCTCCTCGTGCCCATCTCGTCAAATCTTCACTGCCCGGTCATCTTCTTCACAACGAAACGCCGGAAGTAATCTCTCAGAAGCGTTACCAGGGAACCACATCAAATGGGCATCGCTAGGTTCAGTCAGAAACTCGAGGTTCGCGTCTGGGTTCACACCGTTGCAGCCAAAGCCGTTGGATTCGATCATGGATTTGGAGCGAGCCAAGACTAAATCTCCGGAGGAGCTCACCTCGATCTGGGACGAT TATCACTTAGGACGAGGTCATATTGGGATAACTATGAAAGCTCAGGTTTATCGTTTGTTGGAGCAACGAGCAGCTGAGTG CCGATACTTTGCCATTCCACTGTGGAGAGGAAATGGTTACGTTACCATGTTTGCTCAAG TTGAAGCGCCACACATGATTTTCACTGGTCTGGAAGACTACAAGGCAAGAGGAACTCAAGCGGCTCCTTACCTGACTAGCACCTTCTACACCGAGCTTTCAGAGACGACGGACTTGGTGTTTATCCGAGGTGATGTTGTGTTCACAAGCAAACTCACTGACGAGGAGGCGAAATGGATCATGGAGACGGCTCAGTCGTTTTACTTGAATGACACTCGGTACAAGCTGCTCGAGAGGTTCAATAAACATACTCATGACTTTGAGTTCAAGGATGTGTTACAAGCCCTTGATATGCCTATTATATGA